From Flavobacterium alkalisoli, the proteins below share one genomic window:
- a CDS encoding putative type IX sorting system protein PorV2 → MKKKFIFPILFFCFLSHAQSVRKYSNEFMNIGVDAAALGMSNAVTASTGDVNSGYWNPAGLLKVKDKQLALMHASYFANIAQYDYAGFAMPIDDRSAFGLSIIRFGVDDILNTTQLIDSEGNIDYNRISLFSTADYGVTLSYARSLPLDGLQYGINAKVIRRIIGDFADSWGFGFDIGLQYQTKDQWNFGLMLRDITTTYNVWNINEEAFDAIRDAVPGENQELPESSEITLPKAQLGFSKKFIIRYDYSILAAANINMQFAQTNDLVSTESVSFDPAFGFEFGYIDLVFLRGGVGNFQNIRELDGSGKLSYQPNIGLGFKYKGIEVDYALTDIGDQSAALYSNIFSLKIDLGLFR, encoded by the coding sequence TTGAAGAAGAAATTTATATTTCCCATACTATTTTTTTGCTTTTTAAGCCATGCTCAATCGGTTAGAAAGTACTCCAATGAGTTCATGAATATTGGGGTAGATGCTGCTGCTTTGGGTATGAGTAATGCTGTTACTGCCAGTACCGGCGATGTAAATTCCGGCTACTGGAATCCCGCAGGACTCTTAAAAGTAAAAGACAAGCAGCTTGCGCTGATGCACGCCAGTTATTTTGCAAATATCGCACAGTATGACTACGCCGGATTTGCCATGCCAATAGACGACAGAAGCGCTTTTGGCTTATCCATTATCCGTTTTGGGGTAGACGACATCTTAAATACAACACAGTTAATAGACAGCGAAGGAAATATAGACTACAACAGGATCAGCTTGTTTTCAACTGCCGATTATGGTGTTACCCTATCTTATGCCCGCTCGTTACCTTTAGACGGATTACAATATGGGATTAACGCTAAAGTTATCCGCAGGATAATTGGGGACTTTGCCGATTCATGGGGTTTTGGTTTTGACATCGGGTTACAATATCAAACCAAAGATCAATGGAATTTTGGGTTAATGCTAAGGGACATTACAACAACTTACAATGTATGGAATATAAACGAAGAAGCTTTTGATGCTATTCGCGATGCCGTACCGGGCGAAAACCAGGAACTGCCTGAAAGCAGCGAAATTACTTTACCAAAAGCACAGCTTGGCTTTTCAAAGAAATTCATAATCCGTTACGACTACAGTATATTAGCTGCCGCAAACATCAATATGCAGTTTGCACAAACCAACGACCTTGTATCTACAGAGTCGGTGAGTTTTGACCCTGCATTTGGTTTTGAATTCGGATATATAGATTTGGTATTCCTTAGAGGCGGCGTAGGTAATTTTCAAAACATAAGGGAATTAGACGGAAGCGGTAAATTAAGCTATCAGCCAAATATTGGTTTAGGGTTTAAATATAAAGGCATAGAAGTAGACTATGCTTTAACTGATATTGGCGATCAAAGCGCTGCACTATATTCAAACATCTTTTCTTTAAAAATAGATTTAGGACTCTTTAGATAA
- a CDS encoding CDP-alcohol phosphatidyltransferase family protein, translated as MSVKKHIPNVITLLNLTSGLIALVYAFNTNLQMAFFWVCMGIFFDFWDGFFARIFKVQSKLGLQLDSLADMVTSGVVPGVTMYQLLANIADLRDDANLSADNAYLGILPFVGFIITIASCYRLAKFNIDERQTDSFIGLPTPANALFIMSLPVILDKTGGVGLVFEWLSNPFILAGISALSAYLLNAEIPLFSLKVKYFNWERNKIQFVFLIASILLLFFFQYFAIPLIILFYVILSVINNMSAKKVHESPSAKE; from the coding sequence ATGTCTGTTAAAAAACACATTCCTAACGTAATTACATTATTAAACCTTACTTCAGGATTAATTGCACTTGTTTATGCTTTTAATACAAATCTTCAAATGGCATTCTTTTGGGTTTGTATGGGTATCTTTTTTGATTTTTGGGATGGTTTTTTTGCCAGGATATTCAAGGTGCAGAGTAAACTGGGCCTACAATTAGATTCTTTGGCAGATATGGTAACCAGTGGTGTAGTACCCGGTGTTACAATGTATCAGCTTCTTGCTAATATAGCCGACCTAAGGGATGATGCTAATTTAAGTGCCGATAATGCTTATTTAGGTATTCTGCCGTTTGTTGGTTTTATTATAACAATTGCATCGTGCTACAGACTTGCTAAATTTAATATTGACGAACGTCAGACAGACTCTTTTATAGGTTTGCCAACACCTGCAAATGCATTGTTTATTATGAGTCTTCCTGTTATATTAGATAAAACAGGAGGAGTAGGACTTGTTTTTGAATGGTTAAGCAATCCGTTTATACTGGCAGGTATAAGTGCTCTTAGTGCATATTTATTGAATGCGGAAATACCTTTGTTCTCACTTAAGGTTAAATATTTTAACTGGGAACGTAACAAAATTCAGTTTGTATTCCTTATAGCATCTATACTGTTATTGTTCTTTTTCCAGTATTTTGCCATACCGCTTATTATTCTTTTTTATGTAATATTGTCGGTAATCAACAATATGTCTGCTAAAAAGGTTCATGAAAGCCCATCCGCAAAAGAGTAA